A region of Streptomyces sp. NBC_01264 DNA encodes the following proteins:
- a CDS encoding VOC family protein, with protein sequence MCLTVEDATTSSAFLARHFGFKETMAADGFTSLSHPDGPNVIFVRRGLEVLPEGLREQHAAGVLLAFTVADLPAEYERLRAEGVPIAMEPRVEPWGERVFLVADPNGVIIELVDWVETGGGTETGAEAPTETTTAAATATADDRSALQ encoded by the coding sequence ATCTGCCTCACCGTCGAGGACGCCACCACCTCTTCCGCCTTCCTGGCCAGGCATTTCGGATTCAAGGAAACGATGGCGGCCGACGGGTTCACCTCCCTCTCCCACCCCGACGGCCCGAACGTGATCTTCGTACGGCGCGGCCTGGAGGTGCTTCCCGAGGGCCTCCGCGAACAGCACGCCGCCGGAGTACTGCTCGCGTTCACCGTGGCCGACCTGCCCGCCGAGTACGAGCGACTGCGCGCGGAGGGCGTCCCGATCGCCATGGAGCCGCGCGTGGAGCCCTGGGGGGAGCGGGTGTTCCTGGTGGCCGACCCCAATGGTGTGATCATCGAACTGGTTGACTGGGTGGAAACCGGCGGCGGCACCGAGACCGGCGCCGAGGCCCCCACCGAGACGACCACCGCCGCGGCCACCGCCACCGCTGACGACAGGAGCGCCCTCCAGTGA
- a CDS encoding DinB family protein yields MTPPRLIPLLAQFDFARTRLSGRLAGPVMDSGDGSDTVVDGPLTDEEYLWEPVPDCWSVRRRTDGPGPRATALAGAGDWGRDAAAYPHPWPPPFTTIAWRLSHLTEMLALRADHTAGSRALTRTDQRVEGGAAGALAGFDSAAAAWHDALLSVDEAALDTVGYCTYPHGSDAEEPFVDIAWWVNQELLHHGAEIALIRDLYRARRP; encoded by the coding sequence GTGACCCCACCCCGTCTGATCCCCCTGCTGGCCCAGTTCGACTTCGCCCGCACCCGCCTCTCCGGCCGCCTGGCCGGGCCCGTCATGGACAGCGGCGACGGGTCGGACACCGTGGTCGACGGCCCCCTGACGGACGAGGAGTACCTCTGGGAGCCGGTACCGGACTGCTGGTCGGTGCGGCGCCGCACGGACGGGCCCGGCCCGCGGGCGACCGCACTGGCCGGCGCGGGTGACTGGGGGCGCGACGCGGCGGCCTATCCACACCCCTGGCCGCCGCCGTTCACCACGATCGCGTGGCGGCTGAGCCACCTCACCGAGATGCTCGCCCTGCGGGCCGACCACACCGCCGGGAGCCGCGCGCTGACCCGGACCGACCAGCGCGTCGAGGGCGGGGCCGCGGGAGCGCTCGCGGGCTTCGACTCCGCCGCGGCGGCCTGGCACGACGCGCTGTTGAGCGTCGACGAAGCGGCCCTGGACACCGTGGGGTACTGCACCTACCCCCACGGCAGCGACGCGGAGGAGCCGTTCGTCGACATCGCCTGGTGGGTCAACCAGGAACTGCTGCACCACGGGGCCGAGATCGCCCTGATCCGCGATCTCTACCGGGCACGGCGGCCCTGA
- a CDS encoding enoyl-CoA hydratase/isomerase family protein codes for MNTAAEAADTVLCAVEGRAGVITLNRPRALNALTHPMVLRITEALTGWERDPGVEQVLIRGAGERGLCAGGDIRAIHDDARAGTRSSADFWRDEYRLNAYIARYPKPYVALMDGIVMGGGVGVSAHGSVRVVTERSRVAMPETGIGFVPDVGGTHLLARAPGLLGTHLALTGSAVDAADALLCGLADHFVPADRLPALTAGLAAAPAREVLERYAAEPGPGALAGARDWIDHGYAAATVEEIVDRLLGYGEPAAKEAAETILGKSPTALKVTLESVRRAAALGALEPMLEQEFRVSCNALTSPDLVEGIRAQVVDKDRSPRWSPATLGEVTEQDVARFFAPLAGDGPGIAAE; via the coding sequence GTGAACACCGCAGCCGAAGCCGCCGATACCGTCCTGTGTGCCGTCGAAGGGCGTGCCGGGGTGATCACCCTCAACCGCCCCAGGGCCCTCAACGCCCTCACGCACCCCATGGTGCTCCGCATCACCGAGGCGCTGACCGGCTGGGAGCGGGATCCGGGTGTGGAACAGGTGCTCATCCGTGGCGCGGGCGAGCGGGGTTTGTGCGCCGGCGGTGACATCCGGGCCATCCATGACGACGCCAGGGCCGGGACGCGGTCCTCCGCCGACTTCTGGCGCGACGAATACCGGCTCAACGCGTACATCGCCCGCTACCCCAAGCCCTACGTCGCCCTCATGGACGGCATCGTCATGGGCGGCGGAGTCGGCGTGTCCGCCCACGGCAGCGTCCGCGTGGTCACCGAACGCTCCCGCGTGGCCATGCCCGAGACAGGCATCGGCTTCGTCCCGGACGTCGGCGGCACCCACCTGCTGGCCCGGGCCCCCGGCCTGCTCGGTACCCATCTCGCCCTCACCGGCTCCGCGGTGGACGCCGCCGACGCGCTGCTGTGCGGGCTCGCCGACCACTTCGTACCCGCCGACCGGCTGCCGGCCCTGACCGCCGGGCTCGCCGCGGCCCCGGCCCGGGAGGTGCTGGAGCGGTACGCCGCCGAGCCCGGGCCGGGGGCGCTGGCCGGGGCTCGGGACTGGATCGACCACGGCTACGCCGCCGCCACCGTCGAGGAGATCGTGGACCGGCTGCTCGGCTACGGGGAGCCGGCGGCGAAGGAGGCCGCCGAGACCATCCTCGGCAAGTCCCCGACCGCGCTGAAGGTGACCCTGGAGTCCGTGCGCCGGGCCGCCGCGCTCGGCGCGCTGGAGCCGATGCTGGAGCAGGAGTTCCGGGTCTCCTGCAATGCGCTGACCTCGCCCGACCTGGTCGAGGGGATCAGGGCGCAGGTGGTCGACAAGGACCGCAGCCCGCGCTGGTCCCCGGCCACCCTCGGTGAGGTCACCGAACAGGACGTGGCCCGCTTCTTCGCCCCGCTCGCCGGAGACGGCCCCGGGATCGCCGCGGAGTGA
- a CDS encoding L,D-transpeptidase, with product MMRVRPQATPAASAPGRGRPAVPLFAAVAGLLLLTACGSGGDTGRADDAKVSADVAGVHAAASQAAVPPKVTTGAVLDFDLIPGAGKTVGTGQPVSLQFEKPVKDKAAVEKALTVTASNPTEGSWGWVTTPSGHDRLDWRPREPWKPGTDVTVKGTLTTVDPGGAHFDRDLDRTFKIGRDQQLTADLDTHRLIVERDGKVVKTIPISGGQPVKGRQSRLGTYALKTREPKVHMTSASVGGPVDYDVIVNWGMRVTDTGAYIHEGVPEAQKYVGNTNHSAGCIGMTPADSKWLFDNTILGDLLTIKGKEAIKNVDGPGNGYADWSITYADWKKLSKAA from the coding sequence ATGATGCGTGTTCGCCCCCAGGCAACCCCGGCCGCTTCCGCCCCGGGCCGCGGTCGCCCCGCGGTCCCGCTGTTCGCCGCCGTCGCCGGGTTGTTGCTCCTCACGGCCTGCGGATCCGGCGGGGACACGGGCCGGGCGGACGACGCGAAGGTGTCCGCCGACGTGGCGGGTGTGCACGCGGCGGCGTCGCAGGCGGCCGTTCCGCCGAAGGTGACCACCGGAGCCGTGCTGGACTTCGACCTGATTCCGGGTGCGGGGAAGACGGTGGGCACCGGTCAGCCGGTGTCCCTGCAGTTCGAGAAGCCGGTCAAGGACAAGGCCGCGGTGGAGAAGGCGCTGACGGTCACCGCGTCGAACCCGACCGAGGGTTCCTGGGGCTGGGTCACCACGCCCTCGGGCCACGACCGCCTGGACTGGCGCCCCAGGGAGCCCTGGAAGCCCGGTACGGACGTCACGGTCAAGGGCACGCTCACCACGGTCGACCCCGGCGGCGCGCACTTCGACCGGGACCTGGACCGCACGTTCAAGATCGGCCGAGACCAGCAGCTGACCGCCGACCTCGACACCCACCGGCTCATCGTCGAACGTGACGGCAAGGTGGTGAAGACCATCCCCATCTCCGGCGGACAGCCCGTCAAGGGCCGCCAGTCCCGACTGGGCACTTACGCCCTCAAGACCCGGGAACCCAAGGTGCACATGACCTCCGCGTCCGTGGGCGGACCGGTGGACTACGACGTGATCGTCAACTGGGGGATGCGGGTGACCGACACCGGCGCCTACATCCACGAAGGCGTTCCCGAGGCGCAGAAGTACGTCGGCAACACCAACCACAGCGCCGGCTGCATCGGCATGACCCCGGCCGACTCGAAGTGGCTCTTCGACAACACCATCCTCGGCGACCTGCTCACGATCAAGGGGAAGGAAGCCATCAAGAACGTCGACGGCCCCGGCAACGGATACGCGGACTGGAGCATCACCTACGCCGACTGGAAGAAGCTGAGCAAGGCCGCCTGA
- a CDS encoding AraC family transcriptional regulator, with product MQKIRHTPRAATSIRELDTHLGIDPHRHDDHQICYAGSGVLSVTTDAGTWVAPTTRALWIPAGTVHEHRAFGRVDLHCVGLPTHLNPLSLSAPAVLAVGPLLRELILAYTRAPQDAGAERRRMLAVLLDQLKASPLQPLHLPAPSDPRLAAVCALLYADPADPRGLAELSARAGAGAGERTLSRLLRAELGMTFPQWRTQLRLHHALRLLAVDTPVTAVAHRCGWSSASAFIDVFRRAFGHTPGAHAKAG from the coding sequence ATGCAGAAAATCCGCCACACTCCGCGCGCAGCGACGAGCATCCGCGAGCTCGATACCCACCTCGGCATCGATCCGCACCGCCACGACGACCACCAGATCTGCTACGCGGGCTCCGGGGTGCTGTCCGTCACCACCGACGCCGGTACCTGGGTGGCCCCGACCACCCGCGCCCTGTGGATCCCCGCCGGGACCGTGCACGAGCACCGGGCCTTCGGCCGCGTCGACCTGCACTGCGTGGGGCTGCCCACCCACCTCAACCCGCTCTCCCTCTCCGCGCCCGCCGTGCTCGCCGTCGGCCCCCTGCTGCGCGAGCTGATCCTGGCCTACACCCGGGCCCCGCAGGACGCCGGCGCCGAGCGGCGGCGGATGCTCGCGGTGCTGCTCGACCAGCTGAAGGCCTCGCCGCTGCAGCCGCTGCACCTGCCCGCTCCCTCCGATCCCCGGCTGGCCGCGGTGTGCGCGCTGTTGTACGCCGACCCGGCCGATCCGCGCGGCCTGGCGGAGCTCTCCGCGCGGGCCGGGGCCGGGGCGGGGGAGCGGACCCTGAGCCGGCTCCTCCGCGCCGAGCTGGGCATGACCTTCCCCCAGTGGCGGACCCAGCTGCGCCTGCACCACGCGCTGCGGCTGCTGGCGGTCGACACCCCCGTCACGGCGGTCGCACACCGCTGCGGCTGGTCCTCGGCGAGCGCGTTCATCGACGTCTTCCGCCGGGCCTTCGGCCACACCCCGGGGGCGCACGCCAAGGCGGGCTGA
- a CDS encoding MFS transporter, whose product MTSLRPTPAPTPNPTAPPAPAPTAGAAPGPARLRTAAFSAGHSCVDVYQGAVAALVPFLVSERSYGYAAASGVVLAASLLSSVVQPLFGALTDRWPMPWLIPLATAAAGLGVALVGLDAGYAATLAAVALSGLGVAAYHPAAARLVRTVGGPGHRAMSWFALGGNIGFACAPLLVVGALALPGPAGWWLLAAPAALGVFLNRPPSAKRSAAHRAAAVPDPAPAPARLPRDDWRAFLRLSLVVVVRSVVFTGLSTFIALYVRERGGGGTAGAVALFALFAGSAGGTLLGGRLAARWGRVTTVHRAYAAVVPAVAGILFLPLPLVYVCSALAATALYVPFSLQVTLGQDYLPNRMGTASGVTLGLTVSVGGLASPLIGAAADAASLRTALLPLAALPLVAWALARHLPEPVEPELTAARG is encoded by the coding sequence GTGACCTCCTTGAGACCCACCCCGGCCCCGACTCCGAACCCGACTGCTCCCCCGGCCCCCGCGCCCACCGCGGGCGCGGCGCCCGGACCGGCAAGGCTCCGTACGGCCGCCTTCTCCGCGGGCCACTCCTGTGTGGACGTCTACCAGGGCGCCGTCGCCGCGCTCGTGCCGTTCCTCGTCTCCGAGCGCTCGTACGGATACGCCGCCGCGTCCGGCGTCGTACTGGCCGCCTCGCTGCTCTCCTCCGTGGTCCAGCCGCTGTTCGGAGCGCTCACCGACCGGTGGCCCATGCCCTGGCTGATCCCGCTGGCCACCGCCGCCGCGGGGCTGGGCGTGGCGCTGGTCGGACTCGACGCCGGATACGCCGCCACCCTCGCCGCCGTCGCCCTGTCCGGGCTGGGCGTCGCCGCCTACCATCCGGCGGCAGCCCGGCTGGTCCGTACCGTGGGCGGACCCGGGCACCGTGCGATGAGCTGGTTCGCGCTCGGCGGCAACATCGGCTTCGCGTGCGCCCCGCTGCTGGTCGTCGGCGCGCTCGCGCTCCCGGGCCCGGCGGGGTGGTGGCTGCTGGCCGCTCCGGCGGCGCTGGGCGTGTTCCTCAACCGGCCGCCGTCCGCGAAGCGTTCGGCGGCGCACCGGGCGGCCGCGGTCCCGGATCCGGCCCCGGCCCCGGCCCGGCTCCCCCGCGACGACTGGCGGGCGTTCCTGCGGCTGTCCCTGGTGGTCGTGGTGCGCTCGGTCGTCTTCACCGGCCTGAGCACTTTCATCGCGCTGTACGTCCGCGAGCGCGGCGGCGGCGGGACCGCGGGCGCCGTCGCCCTGTTCGCCCTCTTCGCCGGGAGCGCCGGCGGCACCCTCCTCGGCGGACGGCTGGCCGCCCGCTGGGGCCGCGTCACCACCGTGCACCGTGCCTACGCGGCCGTGGTGCCGGCCGTCGCCGGCATCCTCTTCCTGCCGCTGCCGCTGGTGTACGTCTGCTCCGCGCTGGCCGCCACCGCCCTGTACGTGCCGTTCTCCCTCCAGGTCACCCTGGGCCAGGACTACTTGCCGAACCGCATGGGCACGGCGAGCGGGGTGACCCTGGGCCTGACCGTCAGCGTGGGCGGCCTCGCGAGCCCCCTGATCGGCGCGGCGGCCGACGCGGCCTCCCTGCGCACGGCCCTGCTCCCGCTGGCCGCGCTCCCGCTGGTGGCCTGGGCCCTGGCCCGGCACCTGCCGGAGCCCGTGGAGCCGGAACTCACCGCGGCCCGGGGGTGA
- a CDS encoding TfuA-like protein, whose translation MNGASSVSGARVVVYAGPTLSAADVRAVLPEADVRPPAGRGDLLAEQWHPGDVVVVLDGYFRERRSVGHKEILQVLTEGAEVIGAASMGALRAAELAPCGMRGLGTVFSMYASGEIDGDDEVGVLHGPAEMGYPALTAALVNLRYGCKEGVESDLIPPGAGRRILAAAAALPFTHRGWKDIEGALDEEDHDSLWTLEEMIASGVWDLKRLDALAALRALAGRGAVTPGPVAPEVPFTGISRTQSLVRRTRREHAPGRWMSDLDVLDAARLFDEGYPALHEEVLTGLLEELAGSRGMTLATYARAKIGLDGRSPLPDSLARWFTEREREELPAAELIRLLMVRVWPVWQSVDWRPAVLARLRDSERWEEWCALVAAADGASEETRPRLVVPPPQMCAKLFLRHWQGRGTSPDVEMARRGFTGTDVLGAAVPRFFALDALRGRERRGAAAR comes from the coding sequence GTGAACGGGGCCAGCAGCGTGAGCGGGGCCAGGGTGGTCGTCTACGCGGGGCCGACGCTCTCGGCCGCCGACGTCCGCGCGGTGCTCCCGGAGGCGGACGTACGGCCGCCCGCGGGCCGGGGCGACCTCCTCGCGGAGCAGTGGCACCCCGGAGACGTGGTCGTGGTCCTCGACGGCTACTTCCGGGAACGGCGCTCCGTCGGCCACAAGGAGATCCTCCAGGTGCTCACCGAGGGCGCGGAGGTGATCGGCGCCGCGAGCATGGGCGCGCTGCGGGCCGCGGAACTCGCCCCGTGCGGGATGCGGGGCCTCGGCACCGTCTTCTCGATGTACGCCTCGGGCGAGATCGACGGGGACGACGAGGTGGGGGTGCTGCACGGCCCGGCCGAGATGGGGTACCCGGCCCTGACCGCGGCCCTGGTGAACCTCCGCTACGGCTGCAAGGAGGGTGTCGAGAGCGACCTGATCCCGCCCGGCGCCGGGCGGCGGATCCTGGCGGCGGCCGCGGCGCTGCCCTTCACCCACCGGGGCTGGAAGGACATCGAAGGGGCGCTCGACGAGGAGGACCACGACTCCCTGTGGACGCTGGAGGAGATGATCGCCTCGGGCGTCTGGGACCTCAAGCGGCTCGACGCCCTGGCGGCGCTGCGCGCGCTCGCGGGCCGGGGCGCCGTGACCCCCGGTCCGGTCGCGCCCGAGGTGCCCTTCACCGGCATCAGCCGGACCCAGTCCCTGGTCCGCCGGACCCGCAGGGAGCACGCTCCCGGCCGGTGGATGTCGGACCTCGACGTACTGGACGCCGCCCGGCTGTTCGACGAGGGCTACCCGGCGCTGCACGAGGAGGTGCTGACCGGGCTGCTGGAGGAGCTCGCCGGATCGAGGGGCATGACCCTCGCGACGTACGCACGGGCCAAGATCGGGCTCGACGGCCGGTCGCCGCTGCCGGACTCCCTCGCGCGCTGGTTCACGGAGCGGGAACGGGAAGAACTCCCCGCCGCCGAGCTGATCCGGCTCCTGATGGTGCGGGTGTGGCCGGTGTGGCAGTCGGTGGACTGGCGGCCGGCGGTCCTGGCACGCCTGCGGGACTCCGAGCGCTGGGAGGAGTGGTGCGCTCTGGTGGCCGCGGCCGACGGGGCCTCGGAGGAGACCCGTCCCAGGCTCGTGGTCCCGCCGCCGCAGATGTGCGCGAAGCTCTTCCTGCGCCACTGGCAGGGGCGCGGCACCTCACCGGACGTGGAGATGGCCCGCCGCGGGTTCACCGGCACCGACGTGCTGGGCGCGGCCGTCCCGAGGTTCTTCGCCCTGGACGCCCTGCGGGGCCGTGAACGCCGGGGCGCCGCGGCCCGCTGA
- a CDS encoding YcaO-like family protein: MQTDDTVQTDDTVKTDDAAQSADATQGTGAVRPGDAPLAWLATPADRSVHRLPGTDRAQPPKTTWEMVTRAAAKVGVTRVADITRLDSIGIPTFQAIRPLSRTLAVSQGKGMTPELARLSAVMESVETWHVEQPALPALTASPRELRTELVYDVAALAPSAPNLLHDGLPLDWVAARSLVDGARTLVPVNVVRLTLEEHTDWNPPVFFESTNGLAGGNTRIEAALHALCEVIERDAMTAAVTGGGEMGVRVDPRSLGSPVADELCTLIERADVTLEVRLVPSPTGLPCFLSWVADEEYPAPMFGFGCHLSPEIALTRAVSEAAQARLAYISGARDDLREDFGHVDADRLRSARSAPAAADLRGLVEDPVPHDSLAGALAHVVRRAAAAFSHPPLLVDLTREEIGVPVVKVVAPGSRVCPEVL; encoded by the coding sequence GTGCAGACCGACGACACCGTGCAGACCGACGACACAGTGAAGACCGACGACGCCGCGCAGAGCGCTGACGCCACGCAGGGCACCGGCGCCGTGCGGCCCGGCGATGCGCCCCTGGCCTGGCTCGCGACACCGGCGGACCGCTCCGTGCACCGCCTCCCGGGCACGGACCGCGCCCAACCACCCAAGACCACCTGGGAGATGGTGACCCGCGCAGCGGCCAAGGTGGGTGTCACCCGGGTCGCCGACATCACCCGGCTCGACTCCATCGGCATCCCGACCTTCCAGGCGATCCGGCCGCTGTCCAGGACGCTCGCCGTCTCCCAGGGCAAGGGGATGACACCCGAACTGGCCCGGCTCTCGGCCGTGATGGAGTCGGTCGAGACCTGGCACGTCGAACAGCCGGCCCTGCCCGCACTGACCGCCTCGCCCCGCGAGCTACGTACCGAACTGGTCTACGACGTGGCCGCGTTGGCGCCCTCCGCGCCGAACCTGCTCCACGACGGGCTGCCGTTGGACTGGGTGGCGGCCAGATCCCTGGTCGACGGAGCGCGCACCCTCGTTCCCGTGAACGTCGTCCGGCTGACGCTGGAGGAGCACACCGACTGGAACCCGCCGGTGTTCTTCGAATCGACGAACGGCCTGGCCGGCGGGAACACCCGGATCGAAGCCGCTCTGCACGCGCTCTGCGAGGTCATCGAGCGCGACGCGATGACGGCCGCCGTCACCGGGGGAGGGGAGATGGGCGTACGCGTCGACCCGCGCTCCCTCGGGTCACCGGTGGCGGACGAGCTGTGCACGCTGATCGAACGGGCCGACGTCACCCTGGAGGTGCGCCTCGTCCCCTCGCCCACCGGCCTGCCGTGCTTCCTCTCCTGGGTGGCCGACGAGGAGTACCCGGCGCCGATGTTCGGCTTCGGCTGCCACCTCAGCCCGGAGATCGCCCTCACCCGAGCCGTCTCGGAGGCGGCCCAGGCCAGGCTCGCGTACATCTCGGGGGCCCGGGACGACCTCCGGGAGGACTTCGGACACGTGGACGCCGACCGGCTGCGCAGCGCACGGTCGGCCCCGGCGGCCGCCGACCTCAGGGGCCTCGTGGAGGACCCCGTACCGCACGACAGTCTGGCCGGCGCCCTCGCCCACGTGGTGCGCCGGGCGGCCGCCGCCTTCTCCCATCCGCCCCTCCTCGTCGACCTGACGCGCGAGGAGATCGGGGTCCCGGTCGTCAAGGTCGTGGCTCCGGGGAGCCGCGTATGCCCGGAGGTGCTGTAG
- a CDS encoding ABC transporter permease, which yields MADLGIKTTAPVASGKPADFTAVFYREYALLARNRVNLILGLTPMLVYLLLVNTSLGNVVGNITYRGETLPFSVFLLPMVLAMSVVSASGTTGMAMFQEEMSGVSTQLWSWPLRRSRFLAGKLLAGVSLVLAQSLLALAVAAVIFDYPFHASHWIWLLLALVLSSVAFNGLYLAAAVLISDYRTFMVLTSVSVPVLVFAAPSLSTSQQLPTVLRWISTVNPVSYAVTGMRDAAIFGLGKAWPSLVVLAVVAIVANFVAGRALLRRTRNL from the coding sequence GTGGCCGATCTGGGAATCAAGACCACCGCGCCGGTCGCGTCGGGCAAACCGGCGGACTTCACCGCCGTGTTCTACCGGGAGTACGCGCTCCTCGCCCGCAACCGGGTCAACCTCATCCTCGGTCTGACCCCCATGCTCGTGTACCTGCTCCTGGTCAACACCTCACTGGGCAACGTCGTCGGAAACATCACCTACCGCGGCGAGACCCTCCCCTTCTCCGTCTTCCTCCTCCCCATGGTGCTGGCCATGTCGGTGGTCAGCGCCTCCGGGACGACGGGCATGGCGATGTTCCAGGAGGAGATGAGCGGGGTGTCGACCCAGCTCTGGAGCTGGCCGCTGCGCCGCTCGCGCTTCCTGGCGGGCAAACTCCTGGCCGGGGTCTCGCTCGTGCTGGCCCAGAGCCTGCTGGCCCTGGCCGTCGCCGCGGTCATCTTCGACTACCCGTTCCACGCGTCCCACTGGATCTGGCTGCTGCTGGCGCTGGTGCTCTCGTCGGTGGCGTTCAACGGGCTGTACCTCGCGGCGGCCGTCCTCATCAGCGACTACCGCACCTTCATGGTGCTCACCAGCGTGTCGGTGCCCGTCCTGGTCTTCGCCGCGCCGTCGCTGTCCACCTCGCAGCAGCTTCCCACCGTGCTCCGCTGGATCTCCACGGTGAACCCGGTGTCGTACGCCGTCACCGGCATGCGTGACGCCGCGATCTTCGGGCTGGGCAAGGCCTGGCCCTCCCTGGTGGTGCTCGCCGTCGTCGCGATCGTCGCCAACTTCGTCGCCGGCCGGGCGCTGTTGCGCCGCACCCGGAACCTCTGA
- a CDS encoding ABC transporter ATP-binding protein, with translation MANGVVNAEELTKRYRGKETPAVDRISFDIAKGETIGLLGPNGAGKTTLMKMICGVTPPTTGRIRVFGVDPARDPVAAKTGIGAMHQSAPYDEMLSALDNLLIATRFKGLSWRTTRPWAMEVAEYLGLADHLSRLVFQLSGGQRQRLQLVRALLTIPELLILDEPSAGLDVAGRHQIERFVRWLREEYGMTVIWTSHIIQELERNAQRVLVINQGKVVRFAQPSELVREFGGAHLLVSVDDAVGAKVVKEWAATAGLTATAQDAEVRIDHAQVRDVLPQLSRHCHDSGVAITGISTVTDSLEQVFLRMTGNEG, from the coding sequence GTGGCGAATGGTGTGGTGAACGCCGAGGAACTGACCAAGCGTTATCGCGGGAAAGAGACGCCGGCAGTCGACCGTATTTCATTCGACATAGCCAAAGGCGAGACCATCGGGCTGCTGGGACCCAACGGTGCCGGAAAGACCACCCTGATGAAGATGATCTGCGGCGTCACCCCTCCCACCACCGGGCGGATCCGGGTGTTCGGCGTGGACCCGGCCCGCGACCCGGTCGCCGCGAAGACCGGCATCGGCGCGATGCACCAGTCCGCCCCCTACGACGAGATGCTCTCGGCGCTGGACAACCTGCTGATCGCCACCCGGTTCAAGGGCCTGTCCTGGCGCACCACCCGCCCCTGGGCGATGGAGGTGGCCGAGTACCTCGGCCTGGCGGACCACCTGTCCCGGCTCGTCTTCCAGCTGTCCGGCGGACAGCGCCAGCGGCTCCAGCTCGTACGGGCCCTGCTGACCATCCCCGAACTGCTCATCCTCGACGAACCCTCGGCCGGACTGGACGTGGCCGGGCGGCACCAGATCGAGCGCTTCGTCCGGTGGCTCCGCGAGGAGTACGGCATGACCGTGATCTGGACCAGCCACATCATCCAGGAGCTGGAGCGCAACGCCCAGCGGGTCCTGGTCATCAACCAGGGCAAGGTGGTCCGCTTCGCCCAACCGAGCGAACTGGTCCGCGAGTTCGGTGGAGCACACCTGCTCGTCAGTGTCGACGACGCGGTCGGCGCCAAGGTCGTCAAGGAGTGGGCGGCCACGGCCGGACTGACCGCCACGGCCCAGGATGCCGAGGTGCGCATCGACCACGCGCAGGTCCGGGACGTACTGCCGCAACTGTCCCGCCACTGCCACGACTCCGGAGTCGCGATCACCGGAATCTCCACCGTCACCGACTCGCTGGAGCAGGTCTTCCTGCGCATGACCGGGAACGAGGGCTGA
- a CDS encoding helix-turn-helix transcriptional regulator, which yields MTALRGAEISSRGLVLVALVARGHTTDRVARALRLSRHTVGEEISVLLDRFNCRNRAELVAYCYVHRLLPIDVWPPPCGPVKGVDDVFDPLTALREAGLPVDQLSTAQREVLAGLTEEETSVVVSVQLRLVEADSGADAEVWAHDLKLL from the coding sequence GTGACGGCGTTACGGGGTGCCGAGATCTCCAGCCGGGGCCTGGTGCTCGTGGCCCTGGTGGCGCGGGGTCATACGACCGACCGCGTGGCCCGTGCGCTGCGCCTGAGCAGGCACACGGTGGGCGAGGAGATCAGTGTCCTGCTCGACCGGTTCAACTGCAGGAACAGGGCGGAGCTGGTGGCCTACTGCTACGTCCACCGGCTCCTGCCGATCGATGTCTGGCCGCCGCCGTGCGGCCCCGTGAAAGGGGTGGATGACGTGTTCGACCCTCTGACCGCTCTGCGCGAGGCCGGGCTTCCGGTCGACCAGTTGAGCACCGCGCAGCGCGAGGTGCTGGCGGGCCTGACCGAGGAGGAGACCTCGGTCGTCGTATCGGTGCAACTGCGGCTGGTCGAGGCGGATTCCGGTGCTGACGCCGAGGTGTGGGCGCACGACCTGAAGCTGCTCTGA